In Papaver somniferum cultivar HN1 chromosome 1, ASM357369v1, whole genome shotgun sequence, a genomic segment contains:
- the LOC113306606 gene encoding uncharacterized protein LOC113306606: MFPQQWTPPCGSQCTKKYAALTQIPWRVFCKKGCDADGDTWEECVEECNEICYKDPVFKDQQWSAFIDRSPGSEDYSKVCFQACVSGCGYKLGIPSETVDVIQPKRPPKPCIEKKPRPPSIPAESIPTAEEMACNSA, encoded by the exons ATGTTTCCTCAACAATGGACTCCTCCTTGTGGAAGCCAATGCACGAAAAAGTACGCAGCTCTCACGCAGATTCCAT GGAGAGTTTTTTGCAAAAAAGGTTGTGATGCTGATGGTGATACATGGGAAGAAT GTGTGGAAGAGTGCAACGAGATATGCTATAAGGATCCAGTTTTCAAGGACCAGCAGTGGAGTGCTTTCATTGATCGTTCCCCAGGATCTGAAGATTACTCAAAG GTTTGTTTTCAGGCATGCGTATCTGGTTGTGGTTACAAG CTTGGTATCCCATCGGAGACAGTTGACGTGATTCAGCCAAAGAGACCACCTAAGCCTTGCATAGAGAAAAAACCTCGCCCCCCATCTATTCCAGCCGAAAGCATCCCAACTGCTGAAGAGATGGCTTGTAATTCTGCGTAA